A stretch of DNA from bacterium:
GGAGCCGCGCTGGCTCTCGACGAAGTAGTTGAGGTAGACCCGACCGGAGTGCCTGCGGGCGAAGTCTCTGGTAGCGTGGATCTCGGGTAAGGCATCGATGACACAGCGTTGGACCTTATAACGCTCGATAAGTTCATCGAGCTCGCCGTAGGCCTGGCGCGTGCCGATGTAGACGACCTCACGCTTCCTGTGATCCCTGTCCGCGAACCTCGAGATCACGACGTGCAGTTCCTTGCCAGTGTCCACGCCCATCGAGCACGGCCGGTCGGAGGACTCCAGCATCCCTTTCTCGCCGCAACACGCCAGGACAGCTGCCGCATCGAGCCGGTTCTGTATGTCGGCCCAGGCCAAGCCGATCTTGAGGTTGTAGAACCGTTCGGCGAATCGAGTGCGGCGGTATTCTTCGATGATCTCGCCGGGGTCCACCTTCGACGAGAATAGCTGCGAGATGCGATAGCCATGGGTCTTGCGGTCGGGGAAGTCGGGCACCCACTCCCCTGCTTCGATATCCAGCTCCGCATCGCACTTCGGACAGGCCCGGTAGTATTCGCCATCTTCACGTTCGCGAATGATGCGGACTTCCTGGCCCAGCTTCTCGGGAAACTCTTTGTCGAGCGCCGTCCAGGTTGTGCAGTGATCGCAGCGGATCGTCCAGTGCCGCTGATCGGATAGCTGGTACGCCTCGTCGATGCCGTAGTTCGGCAGAGACGGGTTCGATAACTCAATGACCCGTTTGTAGTCCGAGTGCGCCAGACGCTCTCGCGCCATGCTCTTGGCGTCCGGGGTCGCCTCGTCGAGTTCGTCGAACACGATCATGTCCGCCGGCACCGACTTCATTCCTACGGTCGACTGCATGCCTCGCAGGTACAGGTACGACGATCCAATTCGCTTCAACCCCGCCGTGTCCGTGTCCTTCATCAAACGCTTGAGGAACTGATTGTCGCCCAGCAGGGGGCCGACACGGGACTTCGAGAACTCCAACACGTCGGTGCGGGTCGGAAAGAAATACATGCAGTTGAGGCCCATCACGCAGGCGTGGAACGCTTTCAGAATCGCCCAGGTTGTGCCGCCGATCTGCGCGGCCTTTGACAGGACGATGTGGGGCGCGGTGTCGTCGTAGATCGCTCGGAGATACTCGTGGCCCTCGAAGCGGAATGGCCGGCCGTCGAGGCGGACACGTCGCAGTGCCCAGTTTGCGAGCGGCTCGCTGACGGCTCGGGTCGCGGGCCTGGCAATCTCGGAGATCCGGCTGCGAACGTAGCCTCGAAACGCTTGCGGGACTGCTCTAGGCGACATCCTTGTTAGCCTCCGCCTCGGTGGGACACTGCTCGAGTAGTGCGCGGGCGATTCGATCCCGGGTGTCCTCGTCGCCGACCTCCTGCTTCACCACGTCGAGGAAAAGGTCGACGAGGGAACGACCGTCAGCTTCGGCCTGGGCACGAATCTGTTCTTCCGTCTGGCCGTCGAGCGAAAGACCGCGAGCTAGCCGTTGGCCTTTCTGTGCTCGATCCAGGA
This window harbors:
- a CDS encoding phage tail protein; the protein is MSPRAVPQAFRGYVRSRISEIARPATRAVSEPLANWALRRVRLDGRPFRFEGHEYLRAIYDDTAPHIVLSKAAQIGGTTWAILKAFHACVMGLNCMYFFPTRTDVLEFSKSRVGPLLGDNQFLKRLMKDTDTAGLKRIGSSYLYLRGMQSTVGMKSVPADMIVFDELDEATPDAKSMARERLAHSDYKRVIELSNPSLPNYGIDEAYQLSDQRHWTIRCDHCTTWTALDKEFPEKLGQEVRIIREREDGEYYRACPKCDAELDIEAGEWVPDFPDRKTHGYRISQLFSSKVDPGEIIEEYRRTRFAERFYNLKIGLAWADIQNRLDAAAVLACCGEKGMLESSDRPCSMGVDTGKELHVVISRFADRDHRKREVVYIGTRQAYGELDELIERYKVQRCVIDALPEIHATRDFARRHSGRVYLNYFVESQRGSYAWDFKEQIVRENRTEALDASRQVVRDKKMVFPRGGELMREFAAHMSSDVKQLVEDADTGAQAYRYVRIGTDHYSLA